Proteins encoded within one genomic window of Amorphoplanes friuliensis DSM 7358:
- a CDS encoding glycosyltransferase family 2 protein, with protein sequence MILLFPVYQPSDRLPSLLTELRAAAPEADLLVVDDGSGPPSTQVLETSETLGATVLRHDRNRGKGEALKTGFRYAAEHRPGQTVVCADADGQHSVEDILRVAARAAETGHIVLGVRQFEDDVPLRSKFGNAVTQTLFRAATGRPVQDTQTGLRAFPADQLEWLLTVQGERFEYEMSVLIEAVRTGRPMDEVVIDTTYLKDNASSHFGALSDSARIYWPLLRSLALSLRAPSRR encoded by the coding sequence GTGATCCTGCTCTTCCCGGTCTACCAACCGAGCGACCGGCTGCCCAGCCTGCTCACCGAGCTGCGCGCCGCCGCCCCGGAGGCCGACCTGCTCGTCGTCGACGACGGCAGCGGACCACCGTCCACCCAGGTCCTCGAGACCTCCGAAACCCTCGGCGCGACGGTCCTGCGCCACGACCGCAACCGGGGCAAGGGCGAGGCCCTCAAAACCGGCTTCCGGTACGCGGCTGAGCACCGTCCTGGCCAGACGGTCGTCTGCGCCGATGCTGACGGCCAGCACAGTGTCGAGGACATCCTGCGGGTGGCCGCGCGGGCTGCGGAGACCGGCCATATCGTGCTGGGCGTGCGCCAGTTCGAGGACGATGTGCCGCTGCGCAGCAAGTTCGGCAACGCGGTGACGCAGACGCTGTTCCGGGCGGCGACCGGCCGTCCGGTGCAGGACACCCAGACCGGCCTGCGGGCATTCCCCGCCGATCAGCTCGAGTGGCTGCTGACGGTCCAGGGCGAACGCTTCGAGTACGAGATGAGCGTTCTGATCGAGGCGGTGCGGACCGGCCGGCCGATGGACGAGGTCGTCATCGACACGACCTATCTGAAGGACAACGCGTCTTCCCACTTCGGCGCTCTGTCGGACTCGGCCCGCATCTACTGGCCCTTGCTGCGCTCCCTGGCCCTGAGCCTCAGGGCACCTTCGCGGCGATGA
- the ald gene encoding alanine dehydrogenase produces the protein MKVGIPSEVKNNEFRVAITPAGVFELNRAGHEVFVQAGAGAGSSITDADYTAAGATILEGPDAVWATGDLILKVKEPIAEEYARMREGQLLFTYLHLAASKECTDALLDRRVTAIAYETVELPDRSLPLLAPMSEVAGRLAPQVGSYHLMRSGGGRGVLMGGVPGVYAAKVVVIGAGVSGMNAAAIALGMQAEVLVLDKNIARLRAADADYRGHLQTIASNAYEIEKAVIDADLVIGAVLVPGAKAPNLISNDLVSRMKPGSVLVDIAIDQGGCFEDSRPTTHADPVYKVHESMFYCVANMPGAVPHTSTYALTNVTLPYALELANLGWRDAIKADPALALGLNTHDGHVTYGPVAEAHGMQALSLAEVLS, from the coding sequence ATGAAGGTCGGCATTCCGAGCGAAGTCAAGAACAACGAGTTCCGGGTCGCGATCACCCCCGCGGGGGTCTTCGAGCTGAACCGGGCCGGCCACGAGGTGTTCGTGCAGGCCGGCGCGGGTGCCGGGTCCTCGATCACGGACGCGGACTACACCGCCGCGGGCGCCACGATCCTCGAGGGCCCCGACGCGGTGTGGGCGACCGGTGACCTGATCCTCAAGGTCAAGGAGCCCATCGCCGAGGAGTACGCCCGCATGCGTGAGGGCCAGCTGCTCTTCACCTACCTGCACCTGGCGGCGTCGAAGGAGTGCACCGACGCGCTGCTGGACCGCCGGGTCACCGCCATCGCGTACGAGACGGTGGAGCTGCCCGACCGCAGCCTGCCGCTGCTCGCGCCGATGTCCGAGGTTGCCGGGCGCCTCGCGCCGCAGGTCGGCTCGTACCACCTGATGCGTTCCGGTGGCGGCCGCGGCGTGCTCATGGGTGGCGTCCCCGGCGTCTACGCCGCGAAGGTCGTTGTCATCGGCGCGGGTGTCTCCGGCATGAACGCCGCGGCGATCGCGCTCGGCATGCAGGCCGAGGTGCTGGTGCTCGACAAGAACATCGCCCGGCTGCGTGCGGCCGACGCCGACTACCGCGGACACCTGCAGACGATCGCGTCCAACGCGTACGAGATCGAGAAGGCCGTCATCGACGCCGACCTGGTGATCGGCGCGGTGCTGGTGCCCGGCGCGAAGGCGCCGAACCTGATCTCCAACGACCTCGTCTCGCGGATGAAGCCGGGCAGTGTGCTCGTCGACATCGCGATCGACCAGGGCGGCTGCTTCGAGGACTCCCGGCCGACCACGCACGCGGACCCGGTCTACAAGGTCCACGAGTCGATGTTCTACTGCGTGGCCAACATGCCGGGTGCGGTCCCGCACACCAGCACCTACGCCCTGACCAACGTCACCCTGCCGTACGCGCTGGAGCTGGCCAACCTGGGCTGGCGCGACGCGATCAAGGCCGACCCGGCGCTGGCCCTGGGCCTCAACACCCACGACGGGCACGTCACGTACGGGCCGGTGGCCGAGGCGCACGGCATGCAGGCGCTGAGCCTGGCCGAGGTGCTCAGCTGA
- a CDS encoding site-specific tyrosine recombinase XerD encodes MLRRAVQTYLDHLTVERGLSRNTLASYRRDLDRYLETLEAADVTELSAVTEAEVFSHLSQLRTGSPEHPALSTASAARAMSAVRGLHRFAAREGIVAHDVTRDVKPPAPPKRLPKALDVDQVTRLLEVPTSLRDKALLEFLYGTGARISEAVGLAVDDLSFEGDPAVTLHGKGGRTRLVPLGRYARTALEAYLVQQRPELASKGRGTPAVFLNQRGGPLSRQSAWTILHRAAEAAGLPVEGPHAVSPHTLRHSYATHLLDGGADVRVVQELLGHASVTTTQVYTLVTVDRLREVYATSHPRAR; translated from the coding sequence GTGCTGCGACGGGCCGTGCAGACCTATCTCGATCACCTCACGGTCGAGCGCGGCCTGTCGCGCAACACCCTGGCCTCGTACCGGCGGGACCTGGACCGTTACCTGGAGACCCTGGAAGCGGCCGACGTCACCGAGCTGTCCGCGGTCACCGAAGCCGAAGTCTTCTCGCATCTCTCGCAGCTGCGCACCGGCTCGCCCGAGCATCCGGCGCTGTCGACCGCGTCGGCGGCCCGGGCGATGAGCGCGGTCCGTGGCCTGCACCGTTTCGCCGCCCGCGAGGGCATCGTCGCGCACGACGTGACCCGCGACGTCAAACCGCCGGCCCCGCCCAAACGCCTGCCCAAGGCCCTCGACGTCGACCAGGTCACGCGGCTGCTGGAGGTCCCGACATCGCTGCGCGACAAGGCCCTGCTGGAGTTCCTGTACGGCACGGGCGCGCGCATCTCCGAGGCGGTCGGTCTGGCTGTCGACGACCTGTCCTTCGAGGGCGATCCGGCGGTCACCCTGCACGGCAAGGGCGGGCGGACCCGGCTCGTCCCGCTCGGACGGTACGCCCGGACGGCGCTGGAGGCGTACCTGGTGCAGCAACGGCCGGAACTGGCGTCGAAGGGCCGGGGCACACCGGCGGTCTTCCTCAACCAGCGCGGGGGACCGCTGTCGCGGCAGAGCGCGTGGACGATCCTGCACCGCGCCGCCGAGGCCGCCGGGCTCCCGGTCGAGGGACCCCACGCCGTGTCCCCGCACACACTGCGGCACTCCTACGCCACCCATCTGCTCGACGGCGGCGCCGACGTCCGCGTCGTCCAGGAGCTGCTCGGGCACGCCTCCGTGACGACCACGCAGGTCTACACCCTGGTGACAGTGGACCGACTTCGCGAGGTGTACGCGACCTCGCACCCGCGCGCTCGTTGA
- a CDS encoding YdcF family protein: MPTASLLLVFGRGLTCADDRFSLTASSSARVRAAAAYARAHAFAGRIVFTGGWAEACEGAPEPPDGSREGDLMLREAQAAGLDRFAELRAETRSRSTLENLLHTVEDGLLDGHVFTPAQPLGLVTHAWHLPRVRFLAGKVLGLRGPALLGVPVTENDQAGARRGERAVHLAARLGLLGTRDADRLLRRERRMVALLRGLSAS; the protein is encoded by the coding sequence ATGCCGACCGCCTCCCTGCTGCTGGTCTTCGGGCGCGGGCTGACCTGCGCCGATGACCGGTTCTCGCTGACCGCGTCCAGCTCCGCCCGGGTCCGGGCCGCCGCTGCCTACGCCCGCGCGCACGCGTTCGCCGGGCGGATCGTCTTCACCGGCGGCTGGGCCGAGGCCTGCGAGGGCGCACCCGAGCCACCGGACGGCTCCCGCGAGGGTGACCTGATGCTGCGCGAGGCTCAGGCGGCCGGGCTGGACCGCTTCGCCGAGCTGCGGGCCGAGACGCGGTCGCGCAGCACGCTGGAGAACCTGCTGCACACCGTGGAGGACGGGCTGCTCGACGGGCACGTCTTCACACCCGCGCAGCCACTCGGGCTGGTCACCCATGCGTGGCATCTGCCGCGGGTCAGGTTCCTGGCCGGCAAGGTGCTCGGGCTGCGGGGTCCGGCGCTTCTGGGCGTACCGGTAACGGAGAACGACCAGGCCGGAGCACGCCGCGGCGAGCGGGCCGTGCACCTGGCCGCGCGGCTCGGTCTGCTCGGGACCCGCGACGCTGACCGGCTTCTGCGGCGCGAACGGAGGATGGTCGCCCTCCTGCGCGGATTGTCGGCTTCGTAA
- a CDS encoding ParA family protein, with protein sequence MSGNHDRAEAWTSALRDQQSSLDLGADLGPADPTAYTMRRPIPEPMPTDRHGPARIIALANQKGGVGKTTTTINLGAALAEYGRKVLLVDFDPQGACSVGLGVNPHNLDLSIYNLLMQDDVTAEDVIIKTDVAGLHLLPANIDLSAAEIQLVNEVAREMALARVLRTVRKEYDFILIDCQPSLGLLAINALTIAHGVLIPLECEFFSLRGVALLLDTIDKVRERLNFDLELEGILATMYDSRTTHCRQVLQRVVEAFGDKVYQTVITKTVKFPESTVAGAPITSLDPASSGARNYRQLAREVIAAKDERG encoded by the coding sequence ATGAGCGGGAACCACGATCGCGCGGAGGCGTGGACCTCGGCCCTGCGCGACCAGCAGAGCTCCCTCGATCTCGGTGCCGACCTCGGACCCGCCGACCCCACGGCGTACACGATGCGCCGCCCGATCCCCGAGCCCATGCCGACCGATCGGCACGGCCCGGCGCGGATCATCGCGCTCGCCAACCAGAAGGGTGGCGTCGGCAAGACCACGACGACCATCAACCTGGGTGCGGCGCTGGCGGAGTACGGCCGCAAGGTGCTGCTCGTCGACTTCGACCCGCAGGGCGCCTGCTCGGTCGGTCTCGGCGTCAACCCGCACAACCTCGACCTGAGCATCTACAACCTGCTCATGCAGGACGATGTCACCGCCGAGGACGTCATCATCAAGACCGATGTGGCCGGGCTGCACCTGCTGCCGGCCAACATCGACCTGTCCGCGGCCGAGATCCAGCTGGTCAACGAGGTCGCCCGCGAGATGGCGCTGGCCCGGGTCCTGCGCACGGTCCGCAAGGAGTACGACTTCATCCTGATCGACTGCCAGCCCTCCCTGGGCCTGCTGGCGATCAACGCCCTGACCATCGCGCACGGCGTGCTCATCCCGCTGGAGTGCGAGTTCTTCAGCCTTCGCGGTGTGGCGCTGCTGCTCGACACCATCGACAAGGTCCGCGAGCGGCTCAACTTCGACCTCGAGCTCGAAGGCATCCTCGCCACCATGTACGACAGCCGCACCACCCACTGCCGCCAGGTGCTGCAGCGGGTCGTGGAGGCGTTCGGCGACAAGGTCTACCAGACGGTCATCACCAAGACGGTGAAGTTCCCGGAGTCCACGGTGGCCGGCGCGCCGATCACCAGCCTGGACCCGGCCTCGTCCGGCGCCCGCAACTACCGCCAGCTCGCCCGCGAGGTCATCGCCGCGAAGGACGAACGAGGCTGA
- a CDS encoding NUDIX domain-containing protein — translation MTAFQHETLSRTERYDGPIFSVHTDEVTMPGGGTAKRDVVLNKNAVGVVALDEVGRVALIKQYRHAVGRKLWELPAGLRDVAGEDLVVAAARELAEEADLNAARFDLLIDLHTSPGFSAETIRIFLARELSAVPDDERHDRQDEEADIELVWCDLDEAVAMVLRGEITNAAAAGGLLAAARARDDGWATLRPSDTPAI, via the coding sequence ATGACCGCTTTTCAGCACGAGACGTTGTCGCGCACCGAGCGCTACGACGGGCCGATCTTCTCGGTGCACACCGACGAGGTGACGATGCCCGGCGGGGGCACCGCCAAGCGCGACGTCGTGCTCAACAAGAACGCGGTCGGTGTGGTCGCCCTCGACGAGGTCGGTCGCGTCGCGCTGATCAAGCAGTACCGCCACGCGGTCGGCCGCAAGCTCTGGGAGCTGCCGGCCGGCCTGCGTGACGTGGCCGGCGAGGACCTGGTCGTCGCCGCGGCCCGGGAGCTGGCCGAGGAGGCGGACCTCAACGCCGCCCGCTTCGACCTGCTCATCGACCTGCACACCTCGCCGGGCTTCAGCGCCGAGACGATCCGGATCTTCCTGGCCCGGGAGCTCTCGGCGGTGCCCGACGACGAGCGTCACGACCGCCAGGACGAGGAAGCCGACATCGAGCTCGTCTGGTGCGACCTCGACGAGGCCGTGGCCATGGTCCTGCGGGGCGAGATCACCAATGCGGCCGCGGCCGGCGGCCTGCTGGCCGCCGCCCGCGCCCGTGACGACGGCTGGGCCACGCTGCGCCCGTCGGACACCCCGGCGATCTGA
- a CDS encoding CTP synthase, protein MAATARETRHIFVTGGVASSLGKGLTASSLGNLLTARGLRVVMQKLDPYLNVDPGTMNPFQHGEVFVTEDGAETDLDVGHYERFLDRALAGKANVTTGQIYSSVIAKERRGEYLGDTVQVIPHITNEIKERIFAMADPDEYGRTPDVVITEVGGTVGDMESLPFLEAIRQVRHEIGRDHVFYLHVSLVPYLAPSGELKTKPTQHSVATLRNIGIQPDALVCRSDREIPEKLKHKLSLYCDVDREAVVACPDAPSIYDIPKVLHREGLDAYVVRRLGLSFRDVDWSSWDDLLERVHHPRRTITVALVGKYVDLPDAYLSVSEAIRAAGFANHARVQLRWVPSDDCDTPAGAAAALKGVDGIVIPGGFGIRGIEGKINTSRYARENGIPILGLCLGLQCMTIDAARNMAGLEGANSLEFDEKAPHPVISTMADQQDIVAGKGDLGGTMRLGAYPAKLVEGSVVAEAYESTEISERHRHRYEVNNAYRDRLAKAGLTFSGTSPDGRLVEFIELDRDKHPFFVATQAHPELKSRPTRAHPLFAAFVKAAVEYAAADELPVEVAEGVKAEKAAVAAS, encoded by the coding sequence TTGGCAGCAACAGCACGCGAGACGCGGCACATCTTCGTCACCGGGGGCGTCGCCTCCTCGCTGGGCAAGGGCCTCACCGCCTCCAGCCTCGGCAATCTGTTGACCGCACGCGGGCTGCGGGTCGTCATGCAGAAGCTCGACCCTTATCTGAACGTCGACCCCGGCACGATGAACCCGTTCCAGCACGGCGAGGTCTTCGTGACCGAGGACGGTGCCGAGACCGACCTCGACGTCGGGCACTACGAGCGGTTCCTGGACCGGGCACTGGCCGGCAAGGCCAACGTCACCACCGGGCAGATCTACTCGTCGGTGATCGCCAAGGAGCGCCGCGGCGAATACCTGGGCGACACCGTGCAGGTCATCCCGCACATCACCAACGAGATCAAAGAGCGCATCTTCGCGATGGCCGATCCCGACGAGTACGGCCGCACCCCGGACGTGGTGATCACCGAGGTCGGCGGGACCGTCGGTGACATGGAGTCGCTGCCGTTCCTCGAGGCGATCCGCCAGGTCCGCCACGAGATCGGCCGCGACCACGTCTTCTACCTGCACGTCTCGCTGGTGCCGTACCTGGCGCCGTCGGGCGAGCTGAAGACCAAGCCGACCCAGCACTCGGTGGCCACCCTGCGCAACATCGGTATCCAGCCCGACGCGCTGGTCTGCCGCAGCGACCGCGAGATCCCCGAGAAGCTCAAGCACAAGCTGTCGCTCTACTGCGACGTCGACCGCGAGGCCGTCGTGGCCTGCCCGGACGCCCCGAGCATCTACGACATCCCCAAGGTGCTGCACCGCGAGGGCCTGGACGCGTACGTCGTGCGCCGGCTGGGCCTGTCGTTCCGCGACGTGGACTGGTCGAGCTGGGACGACCTGCTCGAGCGGGTGCACCACCCGCGCCGCACGATCACGGTCGCGCTGGTCGGCAAGTACGTCGACCTGCCGGACGCGTACCTGTCGGTGAGCGAGGCGATCCGGGCGGCCGGCTTCGCCAACCACGCCCGGGTCCAGCTGCGCTGGGTGCCCAGCGACGACTGCGACACCCCGGCCGGTGCCGCCGCCGCCCTCAAGGGCGTCGACGGCATCGTCATCCCCGGCGGCTTCGGCATCCGCGGGATCGAGGGCAAGATCAACACTTCCCGGTACGCGCGGGAGAACGGCATCCCGATCCTCGGCCTCTGCCTGGGCCTGCAGTGCATGACCATCGACGCCGCGCGCAACATGGCGGGCCTCGAGGGCGCCAACTCCCTCGAATTCGACGAGAAGGCACCGCACCCGGTCATCTCCACCATGGCCGACCAGCAGGACATCGTCGCGGGCAAGGGCGACCTGGGCGGCACGATGCGCCTCGGCGCGTACCCCGCGAAGCTGGTCGAGGGTTCGGTCGTCGCGGAGGCGTACGAGAGCACCGAGATCTCCGAGCGCCACCGCCACCGCTACGAGGTCAACAACGCCTACCGCGACCGGCTGGCCAAGGCCGGCCTGACGTTCTCGGGCACGTCGCCCGACGGGCGCCTGGTCGAGTTCATCGAGCTGGACCGCGACAAGCACCCGTTCTTCGTCGCGACCCAGGCCCACCCGGAGCTCAAGAGCCGGCCGACCCGGGCGCACCCGCTGTTCGCGGCGTTCGTCAAGGCCGCGGTCGAGTACGCCGCCGCCGACGAGCTCCCGGTCGAGGTCGCCGAGGGCGTCAAGGCCGAGAAGGCCGCGGTCGCTGCGTCATGA
- a CDS encoding MsnO8 family LLM class oxidoreductase: MHLRYRFRIYPDAAQRLALARAFGCARVVFNDGLRMRRQAWEQGLPFVTNSELSKQVITVAKKTPERAWLSEVSTAVLQQALGDLNEAYRNFFGSVSGKHKGQKMAPPRFRSRKDSRQAIRFTKNTRFKILDNGRLRLLKVGDVAVRWSRSLPSEPTSVTIIRDAAGRYFASFVVQTAGNDILPPLATEVGIDLGLTHFAVLSDGTKITAPKFLRRAARKLRRLQQSLARKQPGSANRKKAVVKVARAHARVADSRRDWQHKLSTTIIRDNQAVYVEDLCVAGIGRTRLAKSVHDAGWANFTTMLEYKAARHGRTFAKIDRFFPSTRQCSACGLVGEKIPLSTRTWNCVCGTSHDRDINAALNILAAGRADRLNGRGASVSPVSVPAARGEAEIRSGAVQIVRRAGNPRPSGGENVKPSITTFEQHGDTSQLESHPVRKAGDDAHAGQQAVGNRSGQADDRWMDATPLPLSLLDLAPIAPGHDVRESFQASVELARAAERSGYRRVWFAEHHNMASIASSATSVLIGYIAAHTDTIRLGAGGIMLPNHSPLVIAEQFGTLATLFPGRIDLGLGRAPGSDQNTMLALRRNPMSADTFPQDVQELLGYLSGKTLVPGVQAVPRAPEIVPLYILGSSLFGAQLAAQLGLPYAFASHFAPTHLHQAVEVYRETFQPSAQLEHPYVIAGANVFAADDHDVAEQQMKVAYRARTRAMISRGSVGQNFTDAEIDAFLASPNGRQLAAMTKYTATGTPGEVRAYLEDFAASCGADELIVAHYANDVADRVRSVELTGQAMIKAGTPAS, translated from the coding sequence GTGCACCTGCGTTACCGATTTCGGATCTACCCGGACGCCGCCCAGCGCCTCGCACTGGCTCGAGCGTTCGGCTGCGCTCGCGTGGTCTTCAACGATGGCCTGCGCATGCGGCGTCAGGCGTGGGAACAGGGCCTTCCGTTCGTGACGAACAGCGAGCTGTCCAAGCAGGTGATTACCGTTGCGAAGAAGACGCCGGAACGGGCCTGGCTCAGTGAGGTCTCCACCGCGGTGCTTCAGCAGGCACTCGGAGATCTCAACGAGGCGTACCGCAACTTCTTCGGTTCTGTGTCAGGCAAGCACAAGGGCCAGAAGATGGCTCCGCCCCGGTTTCGCTCTCGCAAGGACAGCCGGCAAGCGATCCGCTTCACCAAAAACACCCGGTTCAAGATCCTGGACAACGGCAGGCTGCGCTTGCTGAAGGTCGGCGACGTTGCCGTGCGCTGGTCGCGCAGTCTGCCCTCCGAGCCCACCTCGGTGACGATCATCCGGGATGCGGCAGGTCGATACTTCGCGTCCTTCGTTGTCCAGACGGCCGGGAATGACATCCTGCCGCCCCTCGCAACTGAGGTCGGCATCGATCTTGGTCTGACCCACTTCGCCGTGCTGTCGGACGGCACGAAGATCACAGCTCCGAAGTTCCTGCGGCGCGCCGCACGCAAGCTTCGGCGGCTACAGCAAAGTCTGGCCCGCAAGCAGCCGGGCAGCGCGAATCGGAAGAAGGCCGTTGTCAAGGTGGCCCGCGCTCATGCCCGGGTCGCCGACAGCCGGCGGGACTGGCAGCACAAACTCTCCACGACGATCATCCGCGACAACCAAGCGGTGTACGTCGAGGACCTGTGTGTTGCCGGTATCGGGCGAACGAGGCTCGCCAAGTCCGTCCACGACGCTGGGTGGGCTAACTTCACCACCATGCTTGAGTACAAAGCAGCCCGGCACGGACGAACCTTCGCCAAGATTGACCGGTTCTTCCCCTCGACGCGGCAGTGCTCAGCATGTGGCCTGGTCGGCGAGAAGATTCCGCTCAGCACCCGCACGTGGAATTGCGTCTGCGGGACAAGCCATGACAGGGACATCAACGCCGCGCTGAACATCCTGGCCGCCGGACGGGCGGACAGGCTAAACGGCCGTGGAGCGAGCGTAAGTCCGGTATCTGTGCCGGCAGCACGCGGTGAAGCGGAAATCCGCTCGGGCGCCGTGCAGATCGTGCGACGTGCCGGGAATCCCCGACCTTCTGGCGGGGAGAACGTCAAGCCGAGCATCACAACATTCGAACAGCACGGGGACACTTCACAGCTTGAAAGTCACCCGGTCCGCAAGGCTGGTGACGATGCTCACGCCGGACAGCAAGCAGTTGGTAACCGGTCAGGTCAGGCGGACGATCGGTGGATGGACGCCACTCCGCTACCCCTGTCCCTGCTCGATCTGGCACCGATCGCCCCCGGCCACGACGTCCGGGAAAGCTTCCAGGCCAGCGTCGAGCTTGCTCGCGCTGCTGAACGCAGTGGCTACCGGCGGGTCTGGTTCGCCGAGCACCACAACATGGCGTCCATCGCCTCATCAGCGACCAGCGTGCTCATCGGTTACATCGCCGCGCACACGGACACGATCCGGCTCGGCGCCGGCGGGATCATGCTGCCGAACCACTCGCCGCTGGTGATCGCCGAGCAGTTCGGGACCCTCGCGACGCTCTTCCCCGGGCGCATCGACCTGGGGCTCGGGCGGGCGCCGGGCAGCGACCAGAACACGATGCTGGCGCTGCGGCGCAACCCGATGTCGGCCGACACGTTCCCGCAGGACGTCCAGGAGCTGCTGGGCTACCTGAGCGGCAAGACGCTGGTGCCCGGCGTGCAGGCGGTCCCCCGCGCGCCCGAGATCGTCCCGCTCTACATCCTCGGGTCGTCGCTGTTCGGCGCGCAGCTCGCGGCCCAGCTGGGCCTGCCGTACGCGTTCGCCTCGCACTTCGCGCCGACGCACCTGCACCAGGCCGTCGAGGTCTACCGGGAGACGTTCCAGCCGTCCGCGCAGCTCGAGCACCCGTACGTGATCGCGGGCGCCAACGTTTTCGCCGCCGACGACCACGACGTCGCCGAGCAGCAGATGAAGGTCGCCTACCGGGCGCGGACGCGGGCGATGATCTCGCGGGGCTCGGTCGGGCAGAACTTCACCGACGCCGAGATCGACGCGTTCCTGGCCTCACCGAACGGCCGCCAGCTCGCCGCGATGACCAAATACACCGCCACCGGTACGCCCGGAGAGGTCCGCGCGTACCTGGAGGACTTCGCGGCGTCCTGTGGCGCCGACGAGCTGATCGTCGCGCACTACGCCAACGACGTCGCCGACCGGGTGCGCTCGGTCGAGCTGACCGGCCAGGCGATGATCAAGGCCGGTACGCCCGCTTCCTAG